Proteins from a single region of Mumia flava:
- a CDS encoding LacI family DNA-binding transcriptional regulator: protein MSDESPVRPGAPRPTLEQVAARAGVGRGTASRVINGSPSVSARTREAVMQAVDELGYVPNQAARSLVTRRTGAIALVIAEPEERLFSEPFFAGVVRGISEAADEAGRQLVLVLARGSGRTAEPATYLSPQHVDGVLLLSQHAGDPLPGVLRERGLELVLGGRPADPDGLPYVDVDNTGGARTAVEHLLQRGRRRIVTVAGPQDMTAAEDRLAGYRTTLADAGLQVHDSDVAEGDFTEQGGLVATRRLLEQVPDLDAVFAASDPMAVGAIRALREAGRRVPQDVAVIGFDDSTMAAMTDPPLTTIAQPVDRIGHELVAMLLSRIAPGDATPAPMVELPTTLVIREST from the coding sequence ATGAGCGACGAGTCTCCGGTGCGACCGGGCGCACCGAGACCCACGCTCGAGCAGGTCGCCGCCCGCGCCGGAGTCGGTCGCGGCACAGCGTCGCGGGTGATCAACGGCTCGCCGAGCGTGTCCGCGCGCACCCGCGAGGCCGTGATGCAGGCGGTCGACGAGCTCGGGTACGTGCCGAACCAGGCTGCCCGCTCGCTCGTGACCCGACGCACCGGTGCGATCGCGCTGGTGATCGCGGAGCCGGAGGAGCGGTTGTTCAGCGAACCGTTCTTCGCCGGCGTGGTCCGCGGCATCTCCGAGGCCGCCGACGAGGCCGGTCGGCAGCTCGTGCTGGTGCTCGCCCGCGGATCCGGTCGTACGGCCGAGCCCGCGACGTACCTCAGTCCGCAGCACGTCGACGGCGTCCTGCTGCTGTCCCAGCACGCCGGCGACCCGCTCCCGGGGGTGCTCCGCGAGCGGGGTCTCGAGCTCGTGCTCGGCGGTCGGCCCGCGGACCCGGACGGGCTGCCGTACGTCGACGTCGACAACACCGGTGGGGCCCGGACCGCCGTCGAGCACCTGCTCCAGCGCGGTCGCCGCCGGATCGTCACGGTCGCGGGGCCGCAGGACATGACCGCAGCCGAGGACCGCCTCGCCGGCTACCGCACCACTCTGGCCGACGCCGGACTGCAGGTGCACGACTCCGACGTCGCCGAGGGCGACTTCACCGAGCAGGGGGGCCTGGTCGCGACGCGGCGCCTGCTGGAGCAGGTCCCGGACCTCGACGCGGTCTTCGCGGCCTCCGACCCGATGGCGGTCGGGGCGATCCGCGCGCTCCGCGAGGCCGGGCGCAGAGTCCCCCAGGACGTGGCGGTGATCGGGTTCGACGACTCGACGATGGCGGCGATGACCGACCCGCCGCTCACGACGATCGCGCAGCCGGTCGACCGGATCGGGCACGAGCTCGTCGCGATGCTGCTGTCGCGGATCGCACCCGGCGACGCAACGCCCGCCCCGATGGTCGAGCTCCCCACGACACTGGTGATCCGCGAGTCCACCTGA
- a CDS encoding carbohydrate ABC transporter permease, producing MTLRDRLARLDIAGAPYLFIAPFFILFGIFGLFPLGYTLWVSLHDWSLLAGDQGFVGLANYSELLGDDYFWNSLLNTFAIFLIATIPQILMALGLAQVLNTSLRAITFWRMGVVLPIVTSVAAVGIIFSMIFARDFGLANWLLSLVGVDPIAWNQERLPSWIAIATMVDWRWTGYNALILLAALQAVPKELYESARLDGAGAVRQWWSITIPMLRPTLVFVVTVATIGGIQLFTEPLLFNPGANAITGGELRQFQTSTMYLVEEAFTGQRFGYASTIAWALFIVIVLVSLINSVIVRRIRSVD from the coding sequence ATGACGCTGCGCGACCGGCTCGCACGCCTCGACATCGCCGGAGCCCCGTACCTGTTCATCGCCCCGTTCTTCATCCTGTTCGGGATCTTCGGGCTCTTCCCGCTCGGCTACACGCTGTGGGTGTCCCTGCACGACTGGAGCCTGCTGGCCGGTGACCAGGGCTTCGTCGGGCTCGCGAACTACTCCGAGCTCCTCGGCGACGACTACTTCTGGAACAGCCTGCTCAACACGTTCGCGATCTTCCTGATCGCGACGATCCCGCAGATCCTCATGGCCCTCGGCCTGGCCCAGGTGCTCAACACCAGCCTGCGGGCGATCACGTTCTGGCGGATGGGGGTCGTGCTCCCGATCGTCACGTCGGTCGCTGCCGTCGGGATCATCTTCTCGATGATCTTCGCCCGCGACTTCGGGCTCGCGAACTGGCTGCTCAGCCTGGTCGGTGTCGACCCGATCGCGTGGAACCAGGAGCGGCTGCCGTCGTGGATCGCGATCGCGACGATGGTGGACTGGCGCTGGACCGGCTACAACGCGCTGATCCTGCTCGCGGCGCTCCAGGCCGTACCGAAGGAGCTGTACGAGTCGGCGCGGCTCGACGGCGCCGGCGCGGTCCGTCAGTGGTGGTCGATCACGATCCCGATGCTGCGGCCGACGCTCGTGTTCGTGGTCACCGTCGCGACGATCGGCGGCATCCAGCTCTTCACCGAGCCGCTGCTGTTCAACCCCGGGGCCAACGCCATCACCGGCGGCGAGCTGCGCCAGTTCCAGACCAGCACGATGTACCTCGTCGAGGAGGCGTTCACCGGGCAGCGGTTCGGCTACGCGTCCACGATCGCGTGGGCCCTCTTCATCGTCATCGTGCTCGTCTCCCTCATCAACTCCGTCATCGTCCGGCGGATCCGTTCCGTGGACTGA
- a CDS encoding universal stress protein produces the protein MTILAAIGPDGRGLSAAHLAGRVAATASDDVVLCCVVPDAWGGRTIAHGTDAEWRQYLEGLAVQALRDAVAVVPAEIESRTVIRVGRSVPRSILSIAQEVEARGIVLGSSDDAHRGQVAFGAIANRLVHSSPLPIGVAPRSFWSDAGDRVERLVLGLDAEPSDEGAVEGALALARWLGASIALVTFGVRRLPALPFGGGRRADAEVFAVWREDVERVHAEAAERIAAAGVEVGEQVVAVADSWRRVAERFRWEEGDLLVLGSSHEGPVERVFLGSTAARIAGHVPVGVVALPRR, from the coding sequence GTGACGATCCTCGCGGCGATCGGCCCGGACGGGCGTGGGCTGAGTGCGGCCCACCTCGCCGGCCGGGTCGCCGCGACGGCGTCCGACGACGTGGTGCTGTGCTGCGTGGTCCCCGACGCGTGGGGCGGCCGGACGATCGCGCACGGCACCGACGCGGAGTGGCGCCAGTACCTCGAGGGCCTCGCCGTGCAGGCGCTGCGGGACGCGGTCGCGGTCGTCCCCGCCGAGATCGAGAGCAGGACCGTGATCCGGGTCGGCCGCTCCGTCCCGCGCTCCATCCTGTCGATCGCGCAGGAGGTCGAAGCACGGGGGATCGTCCTCGGATCGAGCGACGACGCGCACCGCGGGCAGGTCGCCTTCGGTGCGATCGCGAACCGGCTCGTCCACAGCTCGCCGCTCCCGATCGGCGTCGCGCCGCGCTCGTTCTGGTCCGACGCGGGGGACCGGGTCGAGCGACTGGTCCTGGGCCTGGACGCCGAACCGTCGGACGAGGGTGCCGTCGAGGGCGCGCTGGCGCTCGCTCGCTGGCTCGGCGCATCGATCGCGCTCGTCACATTCGGTGTACGGCGGCTCCCGGCGCTCCCGTTCGGCGGCGGGCGCCGGGCGGACGCGGAGGTGTTCGCGGTGTGGCGCGAGGACGTCGAGCGCGTCCATGCCGAGGCCGCCGAGCGGATCGCAGCGGCCGGTGTCGAGGTCGGGGAGCAGGTCGTCGCCGTCGCGGACTCGTGGCGGCGGGTCGCTGAGCGGTTCCGGTGGGAGGAAGGTGACCTCCTGGTGCTCGGCTCGAGCCACGAGGGCCCGGTCGAGCGGGTCTTCCTCGGGTCCACCGCGGCCCGGATCGCCGGACACGTGCCGGTCGGGGTCGTGGCGCTGCCCCGGCGATGA
- a CDS encoding APC family permease, with protein sequence MAPEASTSVFRRMPVGREPHEEEGLKRTIGLWQLTAFGVGATVGTGIFFVLTEAAPEAGPAVVISFVIAAVTAGLTALCYAELAGSVPVSGSSYSYAYATMGEVVAMGVAACLLLEYGVSASAVAVGWSEYLNQLLDNLFGWEIPKALAAAPEAGGVVNLPSMILVAMCALLLIRGASESATINAIMVLIKVGVLVMFIAIAATGWNSDNLAEFAPFGVAGIQAASATIFFSYIGLDAVSTAGDEVKDPEKTMPRAIIMALIIVSTLYVLVALTAVAAQPWEDFEGQEAGLAQILENVTGSTWPSTVLAAGAVISIFSITLVVIYGQTRILFTMSRDGMIPPVFSKVNPRTLTPIPNTIIVSTVVAIVAGFVPLNWLLDTVSIGTLVAFMTVSAGVIILRRRAPDLERSFKVPFYPVLPILSIAACIYVLIGLHWYTYVVFLVWVAIVLIYYRFYGYRHSRIGRNPPADEEVLP encoded by the coding sequence ATGGCTCCTGAAGCGAGCACGTCCGTCTTCCGTCGCATGCCGGTGGGTCGAGAGCCCCACGAGGAAGAGGGGCTGAAGCGCACGATCGGACTGTGGCAGCTGACCGCCTTCGGTGTCGGCGCCACCGTCGGCACCGGCATCTTCTTCGTCCTCACCGAGGCCGCCCCGGAGGCCGGGCCCGCCGTGGTGATCTCGTTCGTCATCGCCGCGGTCACCGCCGGTCTGACCGCGCTCTGCTACGCGGAGCTCGCCGGCAGCGTCCCGGTCTCGGGGTCGTCCTACTCCTACGCGTACGCGACGATGGGCGAGGTGGTCGCGATGGGGGTCGCGGCCTGCTTGCTGCTGGAGTACGGCGTGTCGGCGTCGGCGGTCGCGGTCGGCTGGTCGGAGTACCTCAACCAGCTGCTCGACAACCTGTTCGGCTGGGAGATCCCGAAGGCCCTCGCGGCGGCGCCCGAAGCCGGCGGTGTCGTGAACCTTCCCTCGATGATCCTGGTCGCGATGTGCGCGCTGCTGCTGATCAGGGGCGCCAGCGAGTCCGCGACGATCAACGCGATCATGGTGCTGATCAAGGTCGGCGTCCTCGTGATGTTCATCGCGATCGCCGCGACCGGCTGGAACTCCGACAACCTCGCCGAGTTCGCGCCGTTCGGAGTCGCGGGAATCCAGGCCGCGTCGGCGACGATCTTCTTCTCCTACATCGGGCTCGACGCGGTCTCGACGGCGGGTGACGAGGTGAAGGACCCGGAGAAGACGATGCCGCGCGCGATCATCATGGCGCTGATCATCGTCTCCACGCTGTACGTGCTCGTCGCCCTCACCGCGGTCGCGGCGCAGCCGTGGGAGGACTTCGAGGGTCAGGAGGCCGGTCTCGCCCAGATCCTCGAGAACGTCACCGGCTCCACGTGGCCGAGCACGGTGCTCGCGGCCGGCGCGGTGATCTCGATCTTCTCGATCACGCTCGTGGTGATCTACGGCCAGACCCGGATCCTCTTCACGATGTCCCGCGACGGGATGATCCCGCCGGTGTTCTCGAAGGTGAATCCCCGCACCCTCACCCCGATCCCGAACACGATCATCGTGTCGACCGTGGTCGCGATCGTCGCCGGGTTCGTCCCGCTGAACTGGCTGCTCGACACCGTCAGCATCGGCACGCTGGTCGCCTTCATGACGGTGTCGGCCGGGGTGATCATCCTGCGGCGGCGCGCTCCCGATCTCGAGCGGTCCTTCAAGGTGCCGTTCTACCCCGTGCTGCCGATCCTCTCGATCGCCGCCTGCATCTACGTGCTGATCGGCCTGCACTGGTACACGTACGTGGTCTTCCTCGTCTGGGTCGCGATCGTGCTGATCTACTACCGCTTCTACGGCTACCGGCACTCGCGGATCGGGCGGAACCCACCGGCCGACGAGGAGGTCCTGCCGTGA
- a CDS encoding carbohydrate ABC transporter permease yields MTIRPDAPPSDPAATSTGRLIPIPHDPELPTPVKRRRRSLRSASPMTYLVLTFVVLISAGPLYYMVVMASRPNSDITSVPPPLTPGGELGTNADRVLNSPDVAFVQALINSFLVSAVATITVVTLSSLAGFAFAKLRFKGRNIFLLAVIGTMMVPVQLALVPLYMLMGWLGLAGSLWSAVLPFLVTGFGVFFMRQYIVTAIPDELIEAARVDGASTLRIFWQVIFPALRPAAAVLGLLTFMERWNDFMWPYLTLSPENPTVQVALQRLSSGYYTDQALVMAGTLLGTIPLVLVFVVFGRQIVSGIMEGGVKA; encoded by the coding sequence ATGACCATTCGACCCGACGCCCCGCCGTCCGACCCCGCCGCGACCTCGACCGGCCGGCTGATCCCGATCCCGCACGACCCCGAGCTGCCGACACCGGTCAAGCGGCGCCGCCGCAGCCTGCGCAGCGCGTCGCCGATGACCTACCTCGTGCTGACGTTCGTCGTGCTGATCTCGGCCGGCCCGCTCTACTACATGGTCGTGATGGCCTCGCGCCCCAACAGCGACATCACGTCCGTGCCGCCGCCGCTCACGCCTGGCGGCGAGCTCGGAACGAACGCCGACCGGGTCCTCAACAGCCCGGACGTCGCCTTCGTCCAGGCGCTGATCAACTCGTTCCTCGTCTCGGCGGTCGCGACCATCACGGTGGTCACGCTCTCGTCGCTCGCCGGGTTCGCGTTCGCGAAGCTGCGCTTCAAGGGCCGCAACATCTTCCTGCTCGCGGTGATCGGCACGATGATGGTGCCGGTCCAGCTCGCCCTGGTCCCGCTCTACATGCTGATGGGCTGGCTCGGTCTGGCCGGCAGCCTGTGGTCCGCGGTGCTGCCGTTCCTCGTCACCGGGTTCGGCGTGTTCTTCATGCGCCAGTACATCGTGACCGCGATCCCCGACGAGCTGATCGAGGCCGCGCGCGTGGACGGGGCCTCGACGCTGCGGATCTTCTGGCAGGTGATCTTCCCTGCCCTGCGTCCCGCCGCCGCCGTGCTCGGCCTGCTCACGTTCATGGAGCGGTGGAACGACTTCATGTGGCCCTACCTCACCCTCTCGCCCGAGAACCCGACCGTGCAGGTGGCCCTGCAGCGGCTCTCGAGCGGCTACTACACCGACCAGGCCCTCGTGATGGCCGGCACGCTTCTCGGGACCATCCCGCTGGTGCTCGTGTTCGTGGTCTTCGGTCGCCAGATCGTCAGCGGAATCATGGAAGGCGGCGTCAAGGCATGA
- a CDS encoding GH1 family beta-glucosidase, whose translation MSPNPTHDSTPTNGLAGSFPADFTFGVATSSFQIEGAVDADGKTPSIWDSFCAEPGRVIDGDTGEVAVDHYRRMPGDVELMRELGMGAYRFSISWPRVQPHGTGPGNAAGIGFYDRLVDELLAAGITPWATLYHWDLPVELEQAGGWPVRETAERFAEYAGIVAEALGDRLRHLITLNEPWCSAFLGYASGIHAPGRRDPAAALAASHHLLLGHGMAVEAIRAAAPDAQVGITLNLYPTDPAGEGEGYADAVRRIDGLSNRWFLDPVFGRGYPADVVADVAHVTDLAFVHDGDTDRIAAPLDFLGVNYYTRHVVAPSAYPGTNAVDFRFRGYPTTATGWEIDPDGLYDVVSRVRDDYPSIPIVLTENGAAFDDEVADDGSVHDPDRVAFLREHLQAAARLLKDGVDLRGYFAWSLMDNFEWAEGYAKRFGIVHVDYATQRRTPKSSALWYAALLREHAGGILGT comes from the coding sequence ATGAGCCCGAACCCGACCCACGACAGCACCCCCACCAACGGCCTCGCCGGCTCGTTCCCGGCGGACTTCACCTTCGGCGTCGCGACGTCGTCGTTCCAGATCGAGGGGGCCGTCGACGCCGACGGCAAGACCCCGTCCATCTGGGACAGCTTCTGCGCGGAGCCGGGCCGCGTGATCGACGGCGACACCGGCGAGGTCGCGGTCGACCACTACCGCCGGATGCCCGGCGACGTCGAGCTGATGCGCGAGCTCGGGATGGGGGCGTACCGCTTCTCGATCTCCTGGCCGCGCGTCCAGCCGCACGGCACCGGGCCTGGCAACGCGGCCGGGATCGGCTTCTACGACCGACTCGTCGACGAGCTGCTCGCCGCCGGGATCACGCCGTGGGCGACGCTCTACCACTGGGACCTTCCGGTCGAGCTCGAGCAGGCCGGCGGGTGGCCGGTGCGCGAGACCGCCGAGCGGTTCGCGGAGTACGCCGGGATCGTCGCCGAGGCGCTCGGCGACCGGCTCCGCCACCTGATCACGCTGAACGAACCGTGGTGCTCGGCGTTCCTCGGCTACGCCTCCGGCATCCACGCCCCCGGACGTCGAGACCCCGCCGCCGCCCTCGCGGCCTCGCACCACCTGCTGCTCGGGCACGGCATGGCGGTCGAGGCCATCCGTGCGGCCGCACCGGACGCCCAGGTCGGCATCACCCTGAACCTGTATCCGACCGACCCCGCGGGCGAGGGCGAGGGGTACGCCGACGCGGTCCGGCGGATCGACGGGCTGTCGAACCGCTGGTTCCTCGACCCGGTCTTCGGCCGCGGCTACCCCGCCGACGTCGTCGCCGACGTCGCGCACGTCACCGACCTCGCGTTCGTCCACGACGGCGACACCGACCGGATCGCCGCGCCCCTGGACTTCCTCGGCGTGAACTACTACACCCGTCACGTGGTCGCGCCGTCCGCGTACCCGGGCACGAACGCCGTCGACTTCCGCTTCCGCGGCTACCCGACGACCGCGACCGGGTGGGAGATCGACCCGGACGGGCTGTACGACGTGGTCTCGCGGGTGCGTGACGACTACCCGTCGATCCCGATCGTCCTGACCGAGAACGGCGCCGCGTTCGACGACGAGGTCGCCGACGACGGCTCGGTGCACGATCCCGACCGGGTGGCGTTCCTGCGGGAGCACCTCCAGGCCGCGGCTCGGCTGCTGAAGGACGGTGTCGATCTGCGCGGCTACTTCGCGTGGTCCCTGATGGACAACTTCGAGTGGGCCGAGGGCTATGCGAAGCGGTTCGGCATCGTCCACGTCGACTACGCGACGCAGCGCCGTACCCCCAAGTCCAGCGCCCTGTGGTACGCGGCGCTGCTGCGCGAGCACGCGGGCGGGATACTGGGGACATGA
- a CDS encoding 3-hydroxyacyl-CoA dehydrogenase NAD-binding domain-containing protein, which translates to MTENTTAEAVRYERGEDGIVTLVLDDPTQSANTMNEAYQASMAKAVERLEAEKDDVVGVVVTSAKSTFFAGGDLKLMTQMKPQDAEEVFAGVESMKAVLRRLETIGKPVVAAINGAALGGGLEIALACHHRVAVDGRYEIGLPEVTLGLLPAGGGVTRTVRMFGLQKALMEILLQGQRRKPAAALEAGLVDEVVATREELVPAAKAWIEAHKDDADAATQPWDRKGYRMPGGTPSSPKLAQFLPAFPSNLRKQLKGAPMKAPRNIMSAAVEGAQVDVDTASRIESRYFVDLVTGQQFKNMTQAFFFDLGAINAGGSRPDGVEKTRATKLAVLGAGMMGAGIAYVSARAGIEVVLKDVSLEAAEKGKAYSQKLLDKQVDKGRMTPEKRDEVLALITPTDDYAVLEGCDFVVEAVFESVDLKKQVFGDLEKVVNADALLGSNTSTLPITTLAEGVTRPEDFVGVHFFSPVDKMPLVELIVGEKTSDEALARAIDYTQQIKKTPIVVNDSRGFFTSRVIGTFVNEGLAMLAEGVHPVTIERATTQAGFPAPVLQLSDELNLELMSKIRNETKAAIEAAGQTYVPHPAEAVIDTMIAADRSGRLKGAGFYEYADGKRTGLWEGLGETFPTSETEAPFADLKERLTFVMSLETVKCFDEGVLRTVADANIGSIFGIGFPPHTGGVIQYINGYESEQGVIGVQAFVDRAHELAKVYGERFTPPASLLEAASKNEPFTA; encoded by the coding sequence ATGACGGAGAACACGACGGCTGAGGCCGTGCGGTACGAGCGCGGCGAGGACGGCATCGTCACCCTGGTCCTCGACGACCCGACCCAGTCCGCGAACACGATGAACGAGGCCTACCAGGCGTCGATGGCCAAGGCCGTCGAGCGGCTCGAGGCCGAGAAGGACGACGTCGTCGGCGTCGTCGTCACCAGCGCGAAGAGCACGTTCTTCGCCGGCGGCGACCTCAAGCTGATGACGCAGATGAAGCCGCAGGACGCCGAGGAGGTCTTCGCGGGCGTCGAGTCGATGAAGGCGGTCCTGCGCCGGCTCGAGACGATCGGCAAGCCGGTCGTCGCCGCGATCAACGGCGCTGCGCTCGGCGGCGGTCTCGAGATCGCCCTCGCCTGCCACCACCGCGTGGCGGTCGACGGCCGCTACGAGATCGGTCTGCCCGAGGTCACCCTCGGTCTGCTGCCGGCGGGCGGCGGCGTCACCCGTACGGTCCGGATGTTCGGCCTCCAGAAGGCCCTGATGGAGATCCTGCTCCAGGGCCAGCGGCGCAAGCCGGCCGCGGCGCTCGAGGCGGGCCTCGTCGACGAGGTCGTCGCGACCCGCGAGGAGCTCGTGCCGGCAGCGAAGGCCTGGATCGAGGCGCACAAGGACGACGCCGATGCTGCGACCCAGCCGTGGGACCGCAAGGGCTACCGGATGCCCGGCGGCACGCCGAGCTCGCCGAAGCTCGCGCAGTTCCTGCCGGCGTTCCCCTCGAACCTGCGCAAGCAGCTCAAGGGTGCGCCGATGAAGGCGCCGCGCAACATCATGTCCGCGGCCGTCGAGGGCGCGCAGGTCGACGTCGACACCGCGTCGCGGATCGAGTCGCGCTACTTCGTGGACCTGGTCACGGGCCAGCAGTTCAAGAACATGACGCAGGCCTTCTTCTTCGACCTCGGCGCGATCAACGCCGGCGGGTCGCGTCCGGACGGCGTCGAGAAGACCAGGGCGACGAAGCTCGCCGTGCTCGGCGCGGGCATGATGGGCGCCGGCATCGCGTACGTCTCGGCGCGCGCGGGGATCGAGGTCGTGCTCAAGGACGTCTCGCTCGAGGCGGCCGAGAAGGGCAAGGCCTACAGCCAGAAGCTCCTCGACAAGCAGGTCGACAAGGGCCGCATGACGCCCGAGAAGCGGGACGAGGTCCTCGCCCTCATCACCCCCACCGACGACTACGCCGTCCTCGAGGGCTGCGACTTCGTGGTCGAGGCCGTCTTCGAGTCCGTCGACCTGAAGAAGCAGGTCTTCGGTGACCTGGAGAAGGTCGTGAACGCCGACGCGCTGCTCGGCTCCAACACCTCCACCCTGCCGATCACCACGCTGGCCGAGGGCGTCACGCGTCCCGAGGACTTCGTGGGCGTCCACTTCTTCAGCCCGGTCGACAAGATGCCGCTGGTCGAGCTGATCGTCGGCGAGAAGACCTCCGACGAGGCGCTCGCCCGCGCGATCGACTACACCCAGCAGATCAAGAAGACCCCGATCGTCGTGAACGACAGCCGCGGCTTCTTCACCAGCCGGGTGATCGGCACGTTCGTGAACGAGGGCCTGGCGATGCTCGCCGAGGGCGTCCACCCGGTCACGATCGAGCGCGCGACCACCCAGGCCGGCTTCCCGGCCCCGGTCCTGCAGCTGTCCGACGAGCTCAACCTCGAGCTGATGTCGAAGATCCGCAACGAGACGAAGGCCGCGATCGAGGCCGCCGGCCAGACGTACGTGCCGCACCCGGCCGAGGCCGTCATCGACACGATGATCGCCGCGGATCGCTCGGGCCGGCTCAAGGGCGCGGGCTTCTACGAGTACGCCGACGGCAAGCGGACCGGTCTGTGGGAGGGCCTCGGCGAGACCTTCCCGACGTCCGAGACCGAGGCGCCGTTCGCGGACCTCAAGGAGCGGCTCACCTTCGTGATGAGCCTCGAGACCGTCAAGTGCTTCGACGAGGGCGTCCTGCGCACCGTCGCCGACGCGAACATCGGCTCGATCTTCGGGATCGGCTTCCCGCCGCACACCGGTGGCGTGATCCAGTACATCAACGGCTACGAGTCCGAGCAGGGCGTGATCGGCGTGCAGGCGTTCGTCGACCGCGCGCACGAGCTGGCCAAGGTGTACGGCGAGCGCTTCACCCCGCCGGCGTCGCTGCTCGAGGCGGCATCGAAGAACGAGCCGTTCACGGCCTGA
- a CDS encoding ankyrin repeat domain-containing protein: MTVSALRSGRSWATALAAGIAVLLAGCAPDRTDDGDRGAGSDPASTASSTAPSPTPSPSADASPTVSPQTATPRTPRRSLSQAQLDRRLRAAAWDDDVARARRLIAEGADVNAKDETEQSAYLITTSEGYLRLLDLTLKNGGKVTSLDSFDGIGLIRAAERGHADVAGRLVQAGVDVDHVNNLGWTALHEALVFADADDHRYVDTVRVLVAAGADVTLASQRDGVSPLAHARTRGLERQASLLRRAADRPEVDRQIAGRRLLRAAEEGDADAAALALRDGARLEVRDEAGRTPLLRAAAADRTAVARLLVHLGADPDALDDRHDTPWLVTGVTGSVAMLEILLPADPDLSIRNRFGGLSPIPASERGHVDYVRRVVRTAVDLDHVNDLGWTALLEAVILGDGTRPYQRIVQILVDAGVDVTIADHDGVTALEHAQARGYDAIARTLRAARA, from the coding sequence ATGACTGTGTCGGCTCTCCGGTCCGGACGTTCGTGGGCGACCGCCCTGGCGGCGGGGATCGCGGTGCTGCTCGCCGGGTGCGCTCCCGACCGTACGGACGACGGCGACCGCGGAGCCGGCTCCGATCCCGCGAGCACGGCCTCGAGCACCGCGCCCTCGCCGACCCCGAGTCCCTCGGCGGACGCGAGTCCGACCGTGTCGCCGCAGACGGCCACGCCGCGCACGCCTCGTCGATCGCTGAGCCAGGCCCAGCTCGACCGACGCCTGCGGGCCGCGGCATGGGACGACGACGTCGCCCGTGCCCGACGGCTCATCGCCGAGGGCGCCGACGTGAACGCGAAGGACGAGACGGAGCAGAGCGCCTACCTCATCACCACCAGCGAGGGCTACCTGCGCCTGCTCGATCTGACGCTGAAGAACGGAGGCAAGGTGACCAGTCTCGACTCCTTCGACGGCATCGGACTGATCCGCGCGGCCGAGCGCGGTCACGCCGACGTCGCCGGGCGCCTCGTGCAGGCCGGCGTCGACGTCGACCACGTGAACAACCTCGGATGGACGGCGCTCCACGAAGCGTTGGTCTTCGCCGACGCCGACGACCACCGCTACGTCGACACCGTGCGAGTGCTGGTCGCGGCGGGTGCCGACGTCACGCTCGCGTCGCAGCGCGACGGCGTCAGCCCGCTCGCTCACGCTCGTACGCGTGGGCTCGAGCGCCAGGCGAGCCTGCTGCGACGTGCCGCGGACCGCCCGGAGGTCGATCGGCAGATCGCCGGCCGGCGGCTGCTGCGCGCGGCGGAGGAAGGCGATGCCGACGCTGCGGCCCTCGCTCTGCGCGACGGTGCCCGGCTCGAGGTCCGCGACGAGGCCGGGCGGACCCCGCTGCTGCGTGCCGCTGCCGCGGACCGGACCGCGGTCGCCCGCCTGCTCGTCCACCTCGGCGCGGATCCGGACGCGCTCGACGACCGCCACGACACCCCGTGGCTGGTCACGGGCGTGACCGGCAGCGTCGCCATGCTCGAGATCCTGCTGCCGGCGGACCCGGACCTGTCGATCCGCAACCGGTTCGGTGGGCTGTCGCCGATCCCCGCCTCCGAGCGCGGGCACGTCGACTACGTACGCCGGGTCGTACGGACCGCGGTGGATCTCGACCACGTGAACGACCTGGGGTGGACGGCGCTGCTGGAGGCGGTGATCCTGGGCGACGGCACCCGCCCGTACCAGCGGATCGTGCAGATCCTCGTCGACGCGGGTGTCGACGTCACGATCGCCGATCACGACGGCGTGACGGCGCTCGAGCACGCGCAGGCGCGCGGGTACGACGCGATCGCACGAACCCTGCGCGCCGCCCGGGCCTGA